The nucleotide sequence CTGTCGGTGCTGGTGCTCGAGGACCTCGCGATGGCGCTGTTCCTGCCGCTGCTGGTCGTGGCGCTCGCCGGTCAGGGCCCGATGTCGGCCGTCGCCGGGGTCGGGCTCGCCGTCGGCGCCGTGCTGGTGGTGCTGCTGGCGGCGCAGCGGCACGGCCACCGGCTCGGCAGGCTGCTCAGCCACGACGACGACGAGCAGGTCATGCTCCGGCTCATCGGGCTCACGCTGCTCGTCGCCGGGGCGGCCCAGGCGATGGGCGCCTCGGCGGCGGTGGGCGCGTTCCTGGTCGGGCTCGCGCTCCCGGCGTCCTTCGCGGAGCGGGCACGGGCGATCCTCGGCCCGCTGCGCGACCTGTTCGCGGCCACGTTCTTCGTCGCCTTCGGCCTGGCCACCGATCCGGCGGCCATCCTGCCCGTGCTGCCCGCCGCCCTGGCGCTGGCCGCGGTCACCACCGTCACCAAGATCGGCACCGGGTGGTTCGCGGCCAAGCGGGACGGCGTCGCCGTCCCGGGGCGGCTGCGCGCCGGCACCGCGCTCGTGGCCCGCGGGGAGTTCTCGATCGTGATCGCCGGGCTGGCGGTCGCCGCGGGGATCCCGGCGGTCGGGCCGGTCGCCACGGGCTACGTGCTGGTCCTCGCGGTCAGCGGACCGGTGCTCACCCGCTTCGTGGAGCCGCTGACCGGCCGGATGCTGCGCCGCGCGGCCCCCGTTTGAGCGGCCTCAGGCCGCGGCGTCGTCCCGCCGGGTCCGCGCCGCGGTCAGCACGTACGGCGTCAGCACCTCGGCGATGCGGGCGTAACCGGCCGACGACGGGTGGAACCGGTCGGCGGAGAACAGCGCCGGGTCGGCCACGAAGGCCCGCGCCACCTCGTCCGCCACCGGCGCCACCGTCGCGCCGCCGGTGGTGGCCACGTGCGCCTGCCGCTGCTGCAGGAGCGCGCAGGCCCCGCGCACCAGGGCGCGCAGCGCCGGGGGCACGAACGGGACCATCGACATGTCCGGAGCCGGCACGACGACGACGTCGGTGCCGCCGGCCCGCAGCGCGGTCACCGCCGCCGTCAGCGCGGCGGCGGCCTGCTCGACCGGCACGAACCGGGCGAGGTCGTTGGCCCCGACGACGACGACGGCGAGGCCGGCCGACAGGGGCAGCGCCCGCCGCACCTGGTCGGCCAGGCCGGCCGAGACGGCACCGGGGACGGCGAGGACGTGCAGGTCGACGTCGAACCCGTCGTCGGTCAGCGCGCGGACCAGCCGCGGCCCGAGGGCGTCGGAGGGGCGGGCGGCGCCGGTACCGAAGGCGAGCGAGTCACCGAGGACGGCGAGGCGGAGCGGAGTGCGGACCACGCCCGGTGCAACGACCGGGGGCGACCCGCTATGCCGCTCAGCGACCGCGCCACGCCGGGGGCCGCCGCTCGGCGAACGCGGTCGACCCCTCCCGGGCGTCCTCCGAGGCGAACACCGGCCGCACCACCTCGTCCTGGCGGTCCCACGCCTCCTCGGCACCCCAGGACGGCGCGGACAGCACGACCTGCTTGGTGGCGGCGACGGCGAGCGGCCCGTTGGCGGCGATGACCTCGGCGAGCGCGAGCGCGGCGTCCAGCGCCGCCCCCTCGTCGACGAGACGGTTGACCAGGCCCACCGCGGTGGCGCGCTCGGCGTCCATCGGCTCACCGGTGAGCAGCATCTCCAGCGCCACGGCGCGCGGCACCCGCTGCGGCAGGAGCAGGGCCGCCCCGCCGGCGGCGACCAGCGACCGCTTCACCTCCGGGACGCCGAAGCGCGCCGTCCGCGCGGCGACGACCAGGTCGCAGGCGAGGACCAGCTCGAAACCGCCGGCCAGCGCCCACCCCTCGACGGCCGCGATCAACGGCTTGCGCGGCGGCGTGCGGGTGATGCCGCACAGGCCCCGGCCCTCGACGGACGGGCTCTCGCCGCGGAGGAACGCCTTGAGGTCCATGCCCGACGAGAAGGTGCCACCCGCACCGGTGAGGATCCCGGCGCGCAGCTCGCCGTCGGCGTCCATCTCGTCCACGGCGGCGGCCACCGCCCGGGCGACGTCGGCGTCGAGCGCGTTCCGCGCCTCCGGCCGGTTGATCGTGATCACCTGGACCGCACCGCGGCGCTCCACCAGGACGGACTCGGGCACGGTTCCTCCAACGGGTGCGGGAACGGAACGGGGCCGGGCCGCCGGTACGGCTGCCCGGCCCCGTGACGTACTGGGGGTGCTGCCTCAGGCCTTCGGGCCGCCGGCGGCGTAGACCACCTGGCCGGACACGAATCCGGCGCCCTCGCTGACGAAGAACGACACCAGGTGCGCGATGTCCTCCGGCTTGCCGGTGCGGGCGACCGGGATCTGCGAGGCCGCGCCCTTGATGAAGTCGTCGAACGGGATGCCCATGCGGTCGGCCGTCGCCTTGGTCATCTCCGTCTCGATGAAGCCCGGGGCGATGGCGTTGGCGGTGACGCCGAACTTGCCCAGCTCGATGGCGAGGGTCTTGGTGAAGCCCTGCAGGCCGGCCTTGGCCGTCGAGTAGTTGGCCTGGCCGCGGTTGCCCAGCGCCGAGGTGCTGGACAGGTTGACGATGCGACCCCACTTCTGGTCGATCATGTGCTTCTGGGCGGCCCGGGTCATGAGGAAGGCGCCGCGCAGGTGCACGTTCATGACGATGTCCCAGTCGGACTCGCTCATCTTGAACAGCATGTTGTCGCGCAGGACGCCGGCATTGTTGACCAGCACGGTCGGGGCGCCGAGCTCGCTCGCGATGCGCGCGACGGCCGCCTCCACCTGCTCGGAGTCGCTGACGTCCGCCCCGACGGCCAGCGCGCGGCCGCCTGCGGCCTCGATCTGCTCGACGGTGCTCTTGGCCTGCCCCTCGTCCAGGTCCAGGACGGCGACGGCGAAGCCGTCCTGGGCCAGCCGCAGCGCGGTCGCCGCGCCGATGCCACGGGCCGCGCCGGTCACGATGGCCACGCGGGACGGTGCCCCCGTGGTGCCTGCCTCGCTCATGTCGTTCCCTTCGTCTCGGATGCCGGCGGCAACCGGGGCGGAAGGCCCCGGCGCGCGGCGAGCTGCGCCCGACACGTTACGGCCGCCGGTCGAGGCGCCGGTCACAAGGTCCGGTGGCGGGCCGGGCGGCCCCCCGTCGACCACCTCGACGTGCGCGAAGCCCTCGGCGGTGGACGGCGGGACGAGCCGCGCCCGGGTCGCGAGCACGCCGACCAGCGGTACCCGTGCCCGGCCCGTGCGGCCGGCGTTGCGGGCCAGGCAGACCTCCGGCGGGGTGGCGAACCAGACCGCCCGCACCGGCACCCCCGCCTGCCGGGCCAGGGCGACCAGCGCCGCCCGGTCGTCCGGCGACGGGTTGGTGTTGTCGACGACGACGCTCCGCCCCTCGGCCAGGAGCTCGGCGACCACCCGCTGCTGACGGGCCTCGCGACGCCGGGCGTTGGGCCAGTGGTCCTTGCTCACCACGGCGTGCGTGGCCGCCAGGTGCCGCCGGACCCACGTGCTCTTCCCGCTGCCCTGCAGACCCACGAGGACGACCAGTTCCTGCCCCGGGCCGGTGCAGCTCAGCGCGTACCCACCTCGCCGGCCGGCTGCTCCACCGTCTCCTGCTCCACCGTCTCCTGCTCCACCGTCTCCTGCTCCACCGTCTCCTGCTCCGCCCGGCGGTGCGGGTGGTGGGACACGCGCCGGATCGACGCGAGCGTCGCGTGGCGGTCCGCCATCCGCCGGCGGGCCCGCACGGTGCGGGGGGCGCGGGGCTCCTCGCGCAGCAGCGCGTCCAGCCAGTGCGCACGGGGGTCGACGTCGACCAGCAGCGCTTTGACCAGCAGGGTGAGCGGGATGGCCAGCAGCGCCCCGAGGGCGCCGAGCACCCAGCCCCAGAAGAGCAGCGCGACGAACGTGACGGTCATGGAGAGGCCCACCGAGTCACCCACGAAGCGCGGCTGGATCAGCGTCTGGACGACGAAGTTCAGCAGCGAGTAGACGACGATGATCGCGACCAGGTCACCCCAGCCACCGGCGAGCAGCCCCAGCAGCGCCGGCGGTGCGACGCCCAGGACGAAGCCGATGTTGGGCACGTAGTTGGTGATGAAGGCCAGCAGCCCCCACAGCGGCGCGGCCGGCACGTCGAGCATGGCCAGGGCGATCGTGTCGCCGACCGCCACGATCGCGCCGAACACCGTGCTCACCAGCAGGTAGCTGCGGGTGCCGTGCGTGAACAGCTTGATCGCCACCGGCAGGTGCGGACGCTCGGCGCCGACGAGCGCCATCCGCCGGCCGAAGCCGCTGGACTCGATGGACATGAACACCAGGGCCGAGAGCAGCAGCAGCAGCATCGTCGCCGCGTCGGTGAGCCGGGCGAGCAGATCGGTGGCCAGACCGACCAGCGAGCCGTAGTCGATCTGCGCCACCAGGTCGGAGAGCTGGCCGGAGACGATCCCCGCGTTGTTGAGGTCGGCGACGACGTCGTTGATCAGCGCCTCTGCGCGGCCGGCGTACGCGGGCAGCAGCGCCGCGAACTGGGCGACGGAGATGACGAGGAGGGCGACGAACGCCAGCAGCACCGTCCACACGAGCAGGAGGAGCACGGTGGTGGCCAGCCAGCGCGGTGTGCCGATCCGGCGCAGCCAGTGCTGCACGGGGCTCAGCGCGATGACCACGACGAGGGCCAGGAACACCGGGGCGACCAGCCAGGCCACCGCCTGCAGGCCCGCGACGGCGATCGTGGCGGCGGCCGCCCCACCCACCAGGAGCAGCCAGCGCGGCAGCCCCGTCGACGGCGCCTCGGCGACCGGCTCGGCGACCGGCTCGGAGTCGGGCAGCGCCTCGGGCAGCCCGGGCGTGGCGTGGGCCACCTCGGGCGGCGCGTCCGGCGCCGTCCCTCGTCCCTCCGGCCGGATCGCTCCCCCTGTTCCCGGCAGGTCACGCTGTGCCGTCATGCCTGCCCCTCCTCCTCGGTACGCCTGTCCGCCCGCCCGCCCGCCCGCGCCGCGCGCCCGCGGTCAGCCGCGGGCGTCCAGCAGCGCGGTCATGGCGGGCAGGTCGAAGAAGGCGGCGGTCGCCCGGGCGCTCGGACCACCCGCGTCGGGGTCGGCACCGGCATCGAGCAGCAGCTGCACGGTCTCGGTCGACTGGCGGAAGACCGCGGCGGCCAGCGCGGTCTGCCCCCGGTCGTTGGCGCGGTCGTGGTCGGCGCCGCGCTCCAGCAGCGCGGCCACGGTGCCGGGGTGTCCGTGGTAGGCGGCGAGGAGGAGCAGCGTGTCGCCCTTGTCGTTGGTGAGGTTCACCGGGACGCCCGCATCGACGTACTCGGTGAGCTCCTGCGTGTGCCCGCCGCGGGCGAGGTCGAAGACACGCCCGGCGAGTTCGATGACTCCGGGGTCGATCGGCTGGCCGCTCACACCGCCCAGCGTAGGAGACCGCCGCCGCCCGGGCCCGGACCGCCGGATCGACCTGCCGGGCAGCTGATCAGTCGCGGGCGACGCGGTCGGTGAGGGCGAGCACGTGCTCCCAGGCCTCGCGGCAGGCGTCGGCCCACTCGTCGTGCGCGCGGTCGAAGAACGAGTGCGGCGCGCCGTCGTGGACGACGGCGTCCACGGCGGCCCCGGCGGCGCGCATGCGTTCGGCCAGGGCCAGCTGGTCCTCGACCGGCGTGACCGTGTCGGCGCCGGCGATCAGCATCAGCGTGGGCAGCCGGGCGTCATCGGCCGCGTCCCCGACGAGGGCCGGCCGCCCGTAGAACCCGGCGCAGCCGGCCAGGTCCAGCTGCCCGCCGGCCAGCCGCCAGGACTGGCTGCCGCCGAAGCAGAAGCCGACCGTCACCACCGGCAGGTCCGCGCCGGACTCCGCGCGCAGGTGCGTGATCGCGGCCCCGACGTCGGCGTCGATGCCCTCGGGGGTCGTGCGCGGGACGTGCGACTGCCAGGGGAAGTCCTCGGGCCGCACCCCGTCGGCGCAGACGCCGGCCGTCCGGCCGAACCAGTCGATGGCCACCGCCGCCAGGCCGGCCTCGGCGAACCGCGCGGTCAGCGCCACGTAGTAGGGGTGCAGGCCCCGGATGTCCGGCAGCAGCACGACCCCGACCCGGGCCGGCTCGCCCGGCAACGCGGTGGCCACGGAGAACTCGGTGCCGTCCGCGGCCGTGAGGGTGCCCTGCCGGCGCCGGCCGACCGGGCCGGTGCGGGGCGGGGCCGGCGGGCGGCTGTCGTGGCCGTGGCACACGGCGTTCCTCCCGTCGGCTCAGCTGCCGGCGGCCGCGGCAGCCGCCTCCGGGCGCCCGCCGAACACCGTGGCGGCGACCTCGCGCCGGGCCGCGGACAGCCACCGGTGCTGCCGGCCGGTCTGCTCGACGAGCCGCGCGTGGAGGTCCGCGTCGACCCGGCGGTCGACCTGGCCGAGCGCGGAGAGGGTCTGGAACCCCTGCCGCATGGCCAGCACCGCCGTGACCGCGATCTCGAACTCCAGCAGGTCGCTCAGCGGCGACCGGGTGAGCAGCCGGCCGTTGAGCGCGCCCCGGCCCAGCTTCTCGGCCACCCAGACCGCCGCGAGCTTGTACCGGCGCACCGGCAGGCCCATGGCGCCCATCGTGGTCCGCAGCGCCGCCCGCTGCTCGCGCAGCTCGTCGAGCAACCGCTCCAGGGGCTCCTCGAAGCGGGAGCCGCGGTGCCGGCCGAGCATCCGCCCGACCAGCTCGATCAGCCCGGTCGCCGCGGCCAGGTGGTCGTTGCAGTAGACGGCCAGGAGGTCGGGGTTGCGGACGGCACCGGTGGCCGGCGGTTCGGGCACGGCGCCTCCAGACGGGACGGTGGGGACGCCGACCATTCTCGCCGCGCGCGGATCACCCCGCGCGGTGTGCGGTCAGCTGCGCAGCAGCGCCACGACGCCGACGCAGGCGACCGCCCAGAGGGCGCTGGCCAGCGTGCCGACGATGAAGCGCTCGGCGGCGGCCGGTGCGCGCAGCTCCGAGAAGCGCCCCAGCCCCTTGACGGCGAGGATCACCGCGAGCCCCTCGGGCCACCCGGCCAGCAGCGTCGCGGCGATCGCGGTGCGCTCGAGCACCCCGATCCACGCCCCGCCGCGCAGGATGTCGGGGTCCTGCGGGCCACCGGACACCCCGGTCGCGGCCGGGTCGGCGGCGTGCAGCACGGCCGTCGCGACCGGCCCGCCCCCGGCGACGGCCGCGAGGAGCGCGAGGACCGCACCGGCCTGCACCGCGCCGGCGCCCCCCGTCCCCAGCCAGGCGAGGCCACCGGCGACGGCGAGCGCCACGCCGAGGGCCACGGCACCCCCGGTGGCCCCCCGCCGCTCGCCGCGGAGGGCGAGGGCCAGCCCGGCCAGGGCGATGAGGCTCAGCAGGACCAGCGCGCCGGCCGTCATCCCGCCGCCCGCTGCAGGAGCCGGGCCGCCGTGGGGCGCAGCTCCCTTTCCAGCTCCCAGCCGGCGGCGGTCAGCCGCTGCCCCACCGCCTGGCGCGAGATGCCGAGCGCGGCGGCCGCCTCGGCCTGCGTCCGCCCGTCCTCCACCAGTTCGATCGCCTCCCACGCCTGGTCGCTGCGCCGGCCGACGAGGACGACGAGCGCGCTCAGCACCGACTGCGCGTCGGCCGCGTCCGCGGGCGCCGCGCCCCGGACGGCCAGTCTGGCCGGTCGCTGCTTCGCCGCGTCCACGGCCCGCCGGGCGCAGAGGAAGGCCGGCCCGGTGGCGGCCCGGGTGCTCGGCGGCAGCGGCGTCTGGACGGCGCCCGCGCCGATCCCGATGCTCCAGCCGCCCAGCCGGGCCAGACGGACGACGACGTCGACGACGACCTCGGAGGTGTCCAGCACGCCCTGGAACTCGTCACCGGCCGTCCGCTCGAAGCCCAGCAGGGTGCGCACCTCCCCGAGCTCCGCCAGGACGCCGGCGACCCGGTCGGGTCCGCGCCGGCTCCCCCGTTGGTCGACGGTCAGGACGAAGGGCATGTCGCAAGCCTGGCAGCTTTCCTCCTGTGAGGCAAGGCTCAGAACTTGTCGGCCACCCCGGCGGGGAAGCCGCCGGTGGCCACCGGGCCCCAGCCGGTGATCGTGATCCGCAGCAGGGACTTCCCCTGCCGGGTCATGGCCGCGCGGTACTCGTCCCAGTCGGGGTGCTCCCCGCTGATCGAGCGGTAGTAGTCGACCAGCGGCTCGAGCGCCTCGGGCAGGTCGAGCACCTCGGCCTCGCCGTCGAGCTGGACCCAGGGGCCGTCCCACTCGTCGGAGAGGACGCACAGCGACACCCGCCCGTCCCTGCGGGCATTGGTCACCTTCGCCCGCTGCGGATAGGTCGAGACCACGATCCGCCCCTCGGCGTCGACGCCGCAGGTGACCGGTGACAGCTGGACCCCGTCGTCGCGCCGGCGGGTGACCAGCACGGCCCGGTGGCGCGGGCGGAGGAACTCCAGCAGGGCGGTGCGGTCGACGCGGTCGGCGGTGGCGATCCTCGGCATGGGGTGGACGGTACGACGCGGGTGTGATGATCGTTTCCCACCCGGTCGCGCCCCGTCATGTGTGCTGAGATCGGAGCATGAGGATCCGCGTGCCCGGTCGCACCGACTCCCCACCGGACGAGACGACCGACGAGGTCGAGCCCGACCAGCCGATCCCGGAGTCCGGCGTCCGACCCGCCACCCACGCCCCCGCCCCGACCACCCAGCGCGGGGAGCGCCTCCGGCGGGCCAGCCGGTCACTGGCCATCGCCTCGGCCGAGCTGCTGCTCGTCGTCGGCGGGGTGATCGTCCTCGGCTACGTCATCGGGAAACTGTGGGTCGTCCTGCTCCCCGTCGTCCTCGCGCTGCTGTTCACCACGGTGCTGTGGCCGCCCACGCGTTTCCTCCGCAACCACGCCTGGCCGGCGGCCCTGGCCGCGCTCACCGTGCTCCTCACGTTCCTCGCCGCCTTCGGCGGCATCATCGCGCTGATCGCCCCGCCCGTCGTGGGCCAGATCGAGGAGCTCGCCGCCGGCGTCAGCGTCGGCCTGGAGCAGCTGCAGCAGTGGCTGACCGGCCCGCCGTTCAACCTCGGCGAGGAGCAGATCGGCAGCGCGATCGAGCAGGCCACGGACACCATCCAGGGCAACGCCCAGAACATCGCCGGCTACGCCGTCACCGGCGCCACGGCGATCGGCGGCATCCTGATCAACCTGGCCCTCGCCCTGGTGCTGACCTTCTTCTTCCTGAAGGACGGCCCCCGCTGGGTCCCGTGGCTGGCCGCGCAGACCGGCCCGCCCGCCGCGCCGCACGTGGCAGCGCTGTCCTACAAGACGTGGTCGACGCTGTCGGAGTTCATCCGCCAGCAGGCCCTGGTCGGCCTGTTCGACGCGGTCTTCATCGCCCTGGGCCTGTGGATCCTCGGCGTGCCGCTGGTCCTGCCCCTGGCGGTGCTCACCTTCTTCGGCGCGTTCGTGCCGATCATCGGCGCCTTCGTCGCCGGCGGCTTCGCCGTGCTGATCGCTCTGGTGGACAGCGGGATCACGACGGCGCTGATCGTGCTGGGCATCGTCCTCCTCGTGCAGCAGATCGAGGGCAACATCCTGCAGCCGATCCTGCAGGGCCGCGGGCTGAACCTGCACGCCGCCGTGGTCATCCTGGCCGTCACCGCGGGCGCCAGCCTGGCCGGCATCATCGGCGCCTTCCTCGCCGTCCCGGTGACCGCGCTCATCGCCGTGTCGTACCGCTACGCGCGGGACCAGCTCGACGGGAAGTCACCGGAGATCTTCCCGGACGGCACCCGGGCGCAGATCGTGGAGGACCCGGTCGGCGCCCACCTCGAGCGCGAGGCGGCGACGGCGCCGGAAGGCCCGGCCGACGTCGACGCGGGCGACGGCGCGGCGGGGGCGACCCGAGCGCCGCGCTAGCTGCCCCGTCCGGGCGACCCCGCCGGGGAATGCGGGGGGCCGCGACGCAGCTGTACCCGGAGGCGCGAACGGGTGTTCCGCCGAACCGACCGCCAGGAGGTCCCACCGTGCCGCAGCGACCGGAGGAGCTCGTCGAACTGCTCCCCGCCGCGGAGCCGCTCCTCGCGCGGGAGGCCGAGCTCGGCGACCCGGCCGAGCGTCGCGGGCTGGTGCTCGTGCACGACCTCGCGGGCGACTTCGACGCCGCGTCCGCCGGCACGCTCGCCGGCGCGCACCTGCTGGCCACCCTGCCGCACGAGGTCGTCGCCCGCTTCGACGCCGACAGCCTGGTCGACTACCGGGCCCGCCGGCCGCGCATGACCTTCAACGGCGACCGGTACGAGTCCTTCACCGCGCCCGAGATCGCGCTGCACGCGGTCGAGGACGACGCCGGGGAGACGTTCCTGCTGCTGCACGGCGCGGAGCCGGACTACGCCTGGGAGCGGTTCGTCGCCGCCGTCGGTCAGCTGGTCGAGCGCCTGGGCGTCACCTCCGTGGTCGCGCTGCAGGCGATCCCGATGCCGGTTCCGCACACCCGGCCCGTCACGGTCACCGCGCACGCCACGCGCCGCCAGCTCATCGAGCAGTACCCGGTGTACTGGGGCGAGATGCGGATCCCGGGCAGCGTGTCGGCCCTGCTCGAGCTGCGCATGGGCGAGGCCGGGGTGGATGCCCTCGGCGTCGCCGCGCACGTGCCGCACTACCTGGCCCAGACGACCTATCCGGCCGCGTCCCTCACGCTGGTCGAGCACCTGGAACGGCTGACCGGGCTGCGGCTGCCCACCGAGGCCCTGCGCGAGGCGGCCGAGGCCAACCGCACCGAGATCGACGAGCAGATCGCCCGGTCGGCCGACAACGTCGCCGTCGTGGCCGCCCTGGAGGAGCAGTACGACTCCTTCACCGCCGCCCGCGAGGGCAGCGACCTGCTCGGCAGCGCCGGCGAGGTGCCGAGCGCCGAGGAGATCGGCGCGGAGTTCGAGCGCTTCCTCGCTGACCAGGACCGCCGCCGCCCCCGCGACTGACGCCCCGGCGTCCCCGCCGCCGTCCGGCCCGGCGGGCACAGCACAATCACCGGGTGGCGACCTGGTCCGACCAGCCGGTGACGGCGCGGTTCGACGACCTCGTGGCCGGCACGGCGCTGTCGTTCGGGCAGGCGCACCGCGTGCTGACGGCCGAGCGCCCCGAGGACGTCGTCCCGCTGCTGGCCGACGTCGAGCGAGCCACCGCGCGGGGCCGCTGGGCGTTCGGCTACCTGGCCTACGAGGCCGCGCCCGGGCTGGACCCGCGCCGGCCGGTGGCCGACCGGCCCCCCGCCGATCTGCCCCTCGCGGTCTTCGCCCTGTGCGACCGGCCCGACGAGGTGGCACCGGTGGCCTCGCCGCGCGGGCGCGACCGCGCGTACCGGGTGGGGCCCTGGACCCAGGACTGGACCGGGTCGGGCCACCGCGCGGCCGTGGAACGGGTGCGGTCGCAGATCGCCGCCGGGAGGACCTACCAGCTCAACCTCACCGTCCGGATGGACGCACCGGCCGCCGGACCGCTGGACGAGCGCTACGCCGATCTGGCCTGGGCGCAGCAGGGCTCCTACGCCGCCCACCTCGAGCTCGGCCGGTTCGCCGTCGTCAGCGCCAGCCCCGAGCTGTTCTTCGAGTGGCGGGGCGACCGGCTGATCACCCGCCCGATGAAGGGAACGGCCGCCCGCGGCCCCACGACCGCTGCGGACGCCGACCGCCGGAGCCGGTTGCTCGGCAGCGAGAAGGAGCGCGCCGAGAACCTGATGATCGTCGACCTGCTGCGCAACGACCTGGGGCGGCTCGCCGCCGTGGGCAGCGTGGAGGTCCCCGCGCTGTTCAGGGCCGAGCGCTACGGCACCGTCTGGCAGCTGACCTCCGACGTCACGGCCCGGCCCCGGGCCGGGACCGGGCTGGTCGACGTCTTCCGCGCCCTCTTCCCCTCCGGTTCGGTGACCGGGGCACCCAAGCAGCGCTCGATGGAGCTCATCCGCGAGCTCGAGCCCCGACCGCGGGGCGTCTACTGCGGCGCGATCGGGGTGGTCGCCC is from Blastococcus sp. HT6-4 and encodes:
- a CDS encoding crotonase/enoyl-CoA hydratase family protein yields the protein MPESVLVERRGAVQVITINRPEARNALDADVARAVAAAVDEMDADGELRAGILTGAGGTFSSGMDLKAFLRGESPSVEGRGLCGITRTPPRKPLIAAVEGWALAGGFELVLACDLVVAARTARFGVPEVKRSLVAAGGAALLLPQRVPRAVALEMLLTGEPMDAERATAVGLVNRLVDEGAALDAALALAEVIAANGPLAVAATKQVVLSAPSWGAEEAWDRQDEVVRPVFASEDAREGSTAFAERRPPAWRGR
- a CDS encoding AI-2E family transporter codes for the protein MTAQRDLPGTGGAIRPEGRGTAPDAPPEVAHATPGLPEALPDSEPVAEPVAEAPSTGLPRWLLLVGGAAAATIAVAGLQAVAWLVAPVFLALVVVIALSPVQHWLRRIGTPRWLATTVLLLLVWTVLLAFVALLVISVAQFAALLPAYAGRAEALINDVVADLNNAGIVSGQLSDLVAQIDYGSLVGLATDLLARLTDAATMLLLLLSALVFMSIESSGFGRRMALVGAERPHLPVAIKLFTHGTRSYLLVSTVFGAIVAVGDTIALAMLDVPAAPLWGLLAFITNYVPNIGFVLGVAPPALLGLLAGGWGDLVAIIVVYSLLNFVVQTLIQPRFVGDSVGLSMTVTFVALLFWGWVLGALGALLAIPLTLLVKALLVDVDPRAHWLDALLREEPRAPRTVRARRRMADRHATLASIRRVSHHPHRRAEQETVEQETVEQETVEQETVEQPAGEVGTR
- a CDS encoding PAC2 family protein yields the protein MPQRPEELVELLPAAEPLLAREAELGDPAERRGLVLVHDLAGDFDAASAGTLAGAHLLATLPHEVVARFDADSLVDYRARRPRMTFNGDRYESFTAPEIALHAVEDDAGETFLLLHGAEPDYAWERFVAAVGQLVERLGVTSVVALQAIPMPVPHTRPVTVTAHATRRQLIEQYPVYWGEMRIPGSVSALLELRMGEAGVDALGVAAHVPHYLAQTTYPAASLTLVEHLERLTGLRLPTEALREAAEANRTEIDEQIARSADNVAVVAALEEQYDSFTAAREGSDLLGSAGEVPSAEEIGAEFERFLADQDRRRPRD
- a CDS encoding ankyrin repeat domain-containing protein, producing MSGQPIDPGVIELAGRVFDLARGGHTQELTEYVDAGVPVNLTNDKGDTLLLLAAYHGHPGTVAALLERGADHDRANDRGQTALAAAVFRQSTETVQLLLDAGADPDAGGPSARATAAFFDLPAMTALLDARG
- a CDS encoding dienelactone hydrolase family protein, which produces MCHGHDSRPPAPPRTGPVGRRRQGTLTAADGTEFSVATALPGEPARVGVVLLPDIRGLHPYYVALTARFAEAGLAAVAIDWFGRTAGVCADGVRPEDFPWQSHVPRTTPEGIDADVGAAITHLRAESGADLPVVTVGFCFGGSQSWRLAGGQLDLAGCAGFYGRPALVGDAADDARLPTLMLIAGADTVTPVEDQLALAERMRAAGAAVDAVVHDGAPHSFFDRAHDEWADACREAWEHVLALTDRVARD
- the fabG gene encoding 3-oxoacyl-ACP reductase FabG; its protein translation is MGLQGSGKSTWVRRHLAATHAVVSKDHWPNARRREARQQRVVAELLAEGRSVVVDNTNPSPDDRAALVALARQAGVPVRAVWFATPPEVCLARNAGRTGRARVPLVGVLATRARLVPPSTAEGFAHVEVVDGGPPGPPPDLVTGASTGGRNVSGAARRAPGPSAPVAAGIRDEGNDMSEAGTTGAPSRVAIVTGAARGIGAATALRLAQDGFAVAVLDLDEGQAKSTVEQIEAAGGRALAVGADVSDSEQVEAAVARIASELGAPTVLVNNAGVLRDNMLFKMSESDWDIVMNVHLRGAFLMTRAAQKHMIDQKWGRIVNLSSTSALGNRGQANYSTAKAGLQGFTKTLAIELGKFGVTANAIAPGFIETEMTKATADRMGIPFDDFIKGAASQIPVARTGKPEDIAHLVSFFVSEGAGFVSGQVVYAAGGPKA
- a CDS encoding SGNH/GDSL hydrolase family protein, with the protein product MVRTPLRLAVLGDSLAFGTGAARPSDALGPRLVRALTDDGFDVDLHVLAVPGAVSAGLADQVRRALPLSAGLAVVVVGANDLARFVPVEQAAAALTAAVTALRAGGTDVVVVPAPDMSMVPFVPPALRALVRGACALLQQRQAHVATTGGATVAPVADEVARAFVADPALFSADRFHPSSAGYARIAEVLTPYVLTAARTRRDDAAA
- a CDS encoding PPOX class F420-dependent oxidoreductase, producing MPRIATADRVDRTALLEFLRPRHRAVLVTRRRDDGVQLSPVTCGVDAEGRIVVSTYPQRAKVTNARRDGRVSLCVLSDEWDGPWVQLDGEAEVLDLPEALEPLVDYYRSISGEHPDWDEYRAAMTRQGKSLLRITITGWGPVATGGFPAGVADKF
- a CDS encoding AI-2E family transporter — encoded protein: MPGRTDSPPDETTDEVEPDQPIPESGVRPATHAPAPTTQRGERLRRASRSLAIASAELLLVVGGVIVLGYVIGKLWVVLLPVVLALLFTTVLWPPTRFLRNHAWPAALAALTVLLTFLAAFGGIIALIAPPVVGQIEELAAGVSVGLEQLQQWLTGPPFNLGEEQIGSAIEQATDTIQGNAQNIAGYAVTGATAIGGILINLALALVLTFFFLKDGPRWVPWLAAQTGPPAAPHVAALSYKTWSTLSEFIRQQALVGLFDAVFIALGLWILGVPLVLPLAVLTFFGAFVPIIGAFVAGGFAVLIALVDSGITTALIVLGIVLLVQQIEGNILQPILQGRGLNLHAAVVILAVTAGASLAGIIGAFLAVPVTALIAVSYRYARDQLDGKSPEIFPDGTRAQIVEDPVGAHLEREAATAPEGPADVDAGDGAAGATRAPR
- a CDS encoding cation:proton antiporter, translating into MDHVAALLLELGLLFLGLSALGLLARRLGLSPIPFILLAALAVGEGGVVPLANATPFLEAAAEIGVVLLLLTLGLEFSSTELFTSLRRHTPSGLVDLLLNGPPGFVAGLLLGLPWQGALALAGVTYISSSGIIARLLGDLGRLANRETPAVLSVLVLEDLAMALFLPLLVVALAGQGPMSAVAGVGLAVGAVLVVLLAAQRHGHRLGRLLSHDDDEQVMLRLIGLTLLVAGAAQAMGASAAVGAFLVGLALPASFAERARAILGPLRDLFAATFFVAFGLATDPAAILPVLPAALALAAVTTVTKIGTGWFAAKRDGVAVPGRLRAGTALVARGEFSIVIAGLAVAAGIPAVGPVATGYVLVLAVSGPVLTRFVEPLTGRMLRRAAPV